The genomic region TAGGAGAACATGACatattgcaggggggggggttctccccACATTATTTAAGTAAGCCTTTGACCATTAAGCCTGAAACTTGTCTGAACTAGGAGTCACTTTCAGTATCATTCACACAGTCGAGTGCAAGAATATCCAAATGTTGTGACTAGGAGGTATTAAGTTTCAGATTAGGATGAATCCAAGAAGCAAAACTTGCACTGACAGCGAAAGCCATTAGGAAGCAGCGAGCAGCTGACGTACCTCAAAGGACACCGCCATGGGGCCATTCCGGACCAGTTCCAGCATCATGGCCGCTTCACTGCAGCCCCCGTAAAATCCACCCACGTAGCTGTACTCTGCGTTGTAAATGCGGCCGCAGTTCTGAGGCAAGCGGCACGGATAATTCCTACCCATGTAGGGAAAGCAAGACTCGTCCACGATGCCAAAATCCTGGACATACTTCCCAATCAGGTAAGGGAACCCGCCATCACAACCTTAAAGAAGAGAGGCGAGCGTTAAAGCCGTCAGAAAGCTCTGGGATCCAGTTATGAAAGGAAGCTTTTCCAATGCTCTTCAGAAGAACCACGAAACGGCAAACTTCATCAAAGGAACACTTTTACATGACACGGAGACGACGGAAATCTTTAATTGACGGATCAGGTGATATCTGCTCCACATGATCGCACAAAGATTGGAGGAGTGgctgaaaatgtttcacatcAGGCGACTCATTTAAGCAAATTATGATGTTTGACTATTGGCTATTAATCCCAGCCATTTTCATTCTTACCTGACAAagactttgaaatgttcatcaaTCAAATCAGAGCAGCCTCGTGAAACTTAAGAACACACTGGAGCAGCTGACCAGCTACTGTGTGAGTGAGTTAATCAATTCAGAGATCAATGTGTTTTCTGATTGGAACAGGGTAACAACTTTTCTCTGAAATGTAAAACTCTTTGCGCCATGAAGCAATTTACTCACAaatattgataaaataaattacaagccACCACTTCTGttacatgtaaataaataaatacaatttctGCCCGGCTCACATCTGTAATATTCACCTTTTAGGGATAGACGTCCAGATTATTTACCTTGAGAGTACTGGGAGCAGGAGACCACCTGTTGTGGGCTGAGAATGGGGGCCACGCTGTTGTTGGTGAGGATTCGGATGCGAGCTTCCAGCATCCCCATGGTGGCGAAAGCGTAGCAGCTACCACAAGGTTCTGAAACAGGAGCGTCCAGATTtagggttgttgttgttacacaaTAATGTTTGTGAAGTACATTCAGGGCAGGAATTAAAACTGCAGATTCCTCCTCGCTGAAGTCCATAAATTAGGGATCCCCTGTGAGGATGGCCTAAATGCAAGATAACCGCCACAGTGAGCAGCGTCGCCGTCGTTTGGTCTGTTCAGCATCGGTAGTAAAAATGGAGACAAACCACGAGCACGGACTCGGGGTGACGCTGGAGACAGACCCGCGACGCCTCTTCAGTCTAATGAGACGTAACGGCAATTAACTCAAAATAAAGAGCGACGCTGGTGGGAGACTTTTAGCagcttcccttttttttaagaGATGATGCAAGGACACAGAAGTTAGAGCTCTTAACAAATCATCACCACCTTTAAGGTGCCAGTAATGTCTTCACTGTCCGTTAGCTTTGAGAGGCACGTTGCGGCAGACAGGCACGCGTCTCACTGCATCAGCCGGAACGGTTTATCCTCAATCCGAACCGAAACGGAAACGAGAAGCATCGACTCGACTCGTGACGTGGAAGTGAACGAGCGCCGAACGGCGGATTAGACGGTTTCTATCGAGACACGTCAGCCCTCGCCGTGCAGAAACACCGGAGGGGAAAGCGAAGTCGTCCAGGGTCTGACCTTAGCGACGGCCGCCGATCCTTCCGATATAcggtttgcatgtttttatttaatcgTTTAATATCCCAGCAGCCTCTCTGTCTTTTCTGGAGCCACTCTTTCAGTTTGTATGAAGCAGATTAAAAAGGTTTCTAGAGGAGAGCTACTGACGCACACCTTGGTTTCGCACAGGGCTGACGAAGTTAAGCCCGCTCATGTTCCTCCAGTCCCAATGCTCAGGCAGAGCCGCCGCCATTTTGGTTACCTCGGCTTCGACGGGCACCAGGCGAACCCGCCTAGAGAGCAGACGGAGAATGACAAAATGCATCACATGGCAGACATTGTGACCAATCCAGTACGTGGTTCTTTCACCCGACTGCTCTGTGGTTTAGTACTGGAAatgggggcggcgggggggcacCACTCACCTGGGGatgctggaggcggggccaccTGCTCTGTAGTGCAGCTCCTGCCGAGTGTAGGTCTCCAGTTCCGGATAGGGCGCAGCTTTCCAGGACTTCTGGGCCGAGTTGATGGAATCGGTGAAGCCCAGGTTGTGTTTGTAGAGACTCTGGAGCCGCCTGGGAGGCGACATGTGATGTGTGTCGTTAAAGTGGGAAAACAGGAGATACTGAAGCAAATCACATCATCTTGGAAACTTCAACAGGACACTGCTGACGCTATTGAACACGGCTATCCTATTTTAACATGCAGTATTGAACAAATATTGATGAATCATTTACCTCTGACAACCTTAGCTCTTCCTTATCATCAAGTGAGTTAATCAATGTTGTCTGCACTGTTTGAATTCCATGTGCAAAGATTTTCACAGAGTCCGCTGACCTCTAGCTCGtgtttgtgtcccccccccccccccccccaagaattTTTATACCTCTTGCTTAAGACTGGTTTGTAATCTGTCCGGGGGGGCACCGCTTTCACTTTCTTCCCCGTGAAACAAGCCCAGTTGTGTCCCAGGACATCGTGTGCCCACCCTGGCAGGGTCTGGTCACAGTAACTGGTCACGTTGGAGCCCGTCTCCGAGTACTGAAAATGTCACAAATGCAATCAGATTAGGCAAAGATTATCACCAGGATCATGTCGTTATCACCCTTCAGCGAAGTCAGGCTAACGCAACTCAAGGCCGCTTCATGTAAACAGAAGCTTGAGGGAGAGTCACGGCtaaaaaggaacaaaagaaaTCTCGCCAGACGTGCGGCGTCGTCACATTAAACCAGAGCAGACAACGAGGAAGTGGAAGATCACACCAGTGTCATGTGAGTAGGGTTGCAAAATTCAGGGAGTCTCCAAAAGATGGAAACTTTCCATTGGAATGAATCATCAAAGAGAATTTATGGGAATAAACTGGGAATCGTTGGGAACTTGTATACAGTTGGGGAAAGTATAATTTAGCATAATTTACTAAAACAAACTGATGCCATTCCTCAATCACATGCACACATCACACTGCATGGCTAtcgagaccacgccccctacacgCACTGTGCATTCCTCCCCCACATGCACAGACGAagccattgtttttgtttgtttttagcacaTTGGCATGTTCACCTTGAAGAAGGCGAACAACTTGTAGCCGTTGATGACCACCTCGAAGCCCTGGTTGTAAATGAGGGTGAAGAAGCCGGTGTTCCCCAGCCGGTCTGAGGCCGTGGACAGTTTGTCCAGGGTCACGGTCACCGTGCTTCCACCGGCAGCTGAGGAGCAAACAGAACACAATAAGCGAGTAGATCAGAGCCTCTGTCTGAACCAGCTGACAGATATTAGACTAACTGCATGTAAGGAGTTAGTCTAATATCTAGATACCTAATATCTAGTctaatacaccccccccccccccccccctcgtggaAGAGGAAGTGCAACAAACAAACTACAGGCCGTTCCGTGATTTCCAGACTGTAAAACCCCACGCAGGTAACACGTCACGTGAGTCATGGCTGCTTTTTAcctgaggctgaggctgagcAGTTGACTGTCTCGTTCCCCCCCCCTTTGGACACCTGGAACACCCACGTCCCCAGCAGGTCTTCGTAGGTGCAGTTGGCCGGCGTGTCACCCAAAGACCCGTCCGCCCAAAGCAGGACCACGCAGAACACGCAGACCAGCACCCCGCTCAGCCTCATCTTTGCGTGCTGCTAGCTTAGCTTCCTACGCCGGTAATTCTGCGTCTTTCCGAGGCAAAGCTCGAAGCGTTTCCGGCGACTCGGCAAACCAGTCTATTTATGAAAACTGAAACTTCGGACAAAGAGCTGCGGGTCAACTTTCAGATCAAGATGGACTACTCCAGCAGAACGCGCATGCGCACACTGCGGCTGGCTGGCTGAAGCGTTCATCAGCAAA from Brachionichthys hirsutus isolate HB-005 chromosome 11, CSIRO-AGI_Bhir_v1, whole genome shotgun sequence harbors:
- the ctsc gene encoding dipeptidyl peptidase 1; the protein is MRLSGVLVCVFCVVLLWADGSLGDTPANCTYEDLLGTWVFQVSKGGGNETVNCSASASAAGGSTVTVTLDKLSTASDRLGNTGFFTLIYNQGFEVVINGYKLFAFFKYSETGSNVTSYCDQTLPGWAHDVLGHNWACFTGKKVKAVPPRTDYKPVLSKRRLQSLYKHNLGFTDSINSAQKSWKAAPYPELETYTRQELHYRAGGPASSIPRRVRLVPVEAEVTKMAAALPEHWDWRNMSGLNFVSPVRNQEPCGSCYAFATMGMLEARIRILTNNSVAPILSPQQVVSCSQYSQGCDGGFPYLIGKYVQDFGIVDESCFPYMGRNYPCRLPQNCGRIYNAEYSYVGGFYGGCSEAAMMLELVRNGPMAVSFEVYPDFMHYKRGIYHHTGLTDPFNPFELTNHAVLLVGYGRCHETGQKYWIVKNSWGTKWGEDGFFRIRRGQDECGIESIAVAAVPIPRL